A DNA window from Bacteroides cellulosilyticus contains the following coding sequences:
- a CDS encoding RloB family protein, whose amino-acid sequence MRKARKNTATRQIIHIVGEGLTELFYFSHLKKILGYRYSISPRLFENNSIEKIEKKIKELLDEDVFVICVFDADVSRRSDAENKKMVSLKKKYENNANVILCDSLQSIEYWFLLHFEDTCRHFQDSAATERALKQYLPTYDKTRKYLEKDKWVKEMLADSKMDKACELAEKYKGRDSYSEIYKAIKKVSESLQ is encoded by the coding sequence ATGAGAAAAGCAAGAAAAAATACAGCGACCAGACAGATTATTCATATCGTCGGTGAGGGTTTGACTGAATTATTCTATTTCAGTCATTTGAAAAAAATACTTGGTTATAGATACTCTATTTCTCCTCGTTTATTTGAAAACAATAGTATTGAGAAAATAGAAAAGAAAATAAAGGAACTTCTGGATGAAGATGTCTTTGTAATATGTGTTTTTGATGCTGATGTTAGCAGGCGTTCTGATGCAGAGAATAAAAAAATGGTATCGCTCAAAAAGAAATATGAAAATAATGCTAATGTGATTCTTTGTGATAGCTTACAGTCAATAGAATATTGGTTTTTACTACATTTTGAAGATACATGTCGACATTTCCAAGATTCAGCAGCAACAGAAAGAGCATTAAAGCAATATCTGCCAACATATGATAAAACTCGGAAATACCTTGAGAAGGATAAATGGGTTAAAGAAATGCTTGCAGACTCAAAAATGGATAAAGCATGTGAATTGGCCGAAAAATATAAAGGTAGAGATTCTTATAGCGAGATTTATAAGGCGATTAAAAAAGTTAGTGAATCGTTGCAATAA
- a CDS encoding DUF3375 domain-containing protein, whose protein sequence is MLRESPSIRLIKSRSVDFFLSFVIEAFEGQSAIMQERLHMLLENRLDEQENALVEDNLEMTRLGESNEQKAKRLIKDWTDKGFLTNYQNEEGEVIYEISSHTSKLMDWVVSLKKEDYIGTESKFKTLFAQLKELVEYSNEDREKRLELLRAKKMEIEHQIQRLEMGEEVEVYEDYQIEPRYNSLNKLAKELLSDFKEVDDNFKGIIKEIYERQTDNAEKKVLLNYIFDAYGELKQSQQGKSFYAFWEFLLSADLQKEWDELTGALYETLENRGIDAHDMFLREMKKHLFDAGEKVAKTNDRMSEKLSRIIRQNGQMNAEVTKQVINDIKKLLIEATKQKEKPEASLEYETIDINLPVERPLTLTPIKETVYKDKPDIAELSLDDLERIGKLYNPFHIDRQVLRDRINEVLYDRQQTTLAEVIERNEGVEKGLSEVFGYIGVLKEYKTVVNEERQQYIVFAENKTISIPEIIITR, encoded by the coding sequence ATGTTACGAGAGTCACCAAGCATACGACTCATAAAATCAAGAAGTGTGGATTTCTTCTTGTCTTTTGTCATTGAGGCGTTTGAGGGACAGTCGGCTATAATGCAGGAACGCTTGCACATGCTACTGGAGAACCGACTGGATGAGCAGGAAAATGCGTTGGTGGAGGATAATCTTGAAATGACAAGACTAGGGGAGTCGAACGAACAGAAAGCAAAACGACTCATCAAAGACTGGACAGACAAGGGATTCTTGACCAACTATCAGAACGAAGAGGGAGAGGTGATATACGAGATTTCGTCGCACACAAGCAAACTGATGGATTGGGTGGTGAGCTTGAAAAAAGAGGATTACATCGGTACGGAATCGAAGTTCAAGACGCTGTTTGCCCAACTGAAGGAATTGGTGGAATACTCGAACGAGGACCGCGAGAAGCGACTGGAACTGCTCCGAGCCAAAAAGATGGAGATAGAGCATCAGATTCAGCGACTGGAGATGGGCGAAGAGGTCGAGGTGTATGAGGACTACCAGATAGAACCACGATACAATAGCTTGAATAAACTGGCTAAGGAGCTGCTTAGCGATTTCAAGGAGGTGGATGACAACTTCAAGGGGATTATCAAAGAGATATACGAGCGCCAGACAGACAATGCGGAGAAGAAAGTATTGCTGAACTACATCTTTGATGCGTATGGCGAACTGAAACAATCGCAACAAGGCAAGAGTTTCTATGCATTCTGGGAATTCCTGCTCTCGGCCGATCTGCAGAAAGAATGGGACGAGTTGACTGGTGCACTCTATGAAACACTGGAGAATAGAGGCATTGATGCGCATGACATGTTTCTTAGGGAAATGAAAAAGCATCTGTTTGACGCAGGCGAGAAGGTGGCGAAAACCAACGATCGCATGAGCGAGAAACTGAGTCGCATCATTCGGCAGAACGGACAGATGAATGCAGAGGTGACAAAGCAGGTGATTAACGATATAAAGAAACTGCTCATCGAAGCCACCAAACAGAAAGAGAAACCAGAAGCTTCGCTTGAATATGAAACTATCGATATCAATCTGCCAGTCGAGCGCCCTCTGACTCTGACTCCTATAAAAGAGACTGTGTATAAGGATAAGCCTGATATAGCTGAACTGAGTCTGGACGACTTGGAGCGCATAGGCAAACTCTACAATCCGTTTCACATCGATCGTCAGGTGCTGAGAGACCGCATTAACGAGGTGCTGTACGACAGGCAGCAGACGACACTAGCAGAGGTGATAGAACGGAACGAGGGTGTGGAGAAAGGTCTGTCGGAAGTGTTTGGATACATTGGCGTGCTGAAGGAATATAAGACTGTGGTAAACGAAGAGCGCCAGCAATATATTGTTTTTGCAGAAAACAAAACGATATCAATTCCCGAAATCATAATAACACGATGA
- a CDS encoding DUF4194 domain-containing protein, producing MNATNIQPYSRAVVKLLKGIVEKDDVVWNDVLDYQSEILDYISVMGLELIVKKDEGFAFVKQLKLDDDKTLNMTSRRLYGFEVSVILIVLRQILEDFDSNPTESQASYKYVTATEIKEEAELFLPTTFNRAKFEKDLDRYIDSIVSFGFLVEAKHAEGEKRYKIHRIIKEKVTLDDLLEFKNKLNDYDAADESL from the coding sequence ATGAACGCAACAAATATACAACCATACAGCAGGGCTGTGGTGAAACTTCTGAAAGGCATCGTAGAGAAAGACGATGTAGTGTGGAATGATGTACTCGACTACCAGAGCGAGATACTGGACTATATCAGCGTGATGGGGCTGGAACTCATCGTGAAAAAGGATGAGGGTTTTGCCTTTGTCAAGCAACTGAAATTGGACGATGACAAAACGTTGAACATGACGTCGAGAAGGTTGTATGGTTTTGAGGTGTCGGTGATACTCATCGTGTTGAGGCAGATACTCGAAGACTTCGACAGCAATCCAACAGAGTCGCAGGCTTCGTACAAGTATGTAACCGCCACTGAAATAAAGGAAGAGGCGGAACTGTTCCTGCCCACCACCTTCAATCGTGCCAAGTTTGAGAAAGACCTTGACCGCTATATCGACAGCATCGTCAGCTTTGGTTTCCTTGTGGAAGCAAAGCATGCTGAGGGCGAGAAACGCTATAAAATACATCGCATCATCAAGGAGAAGGTGACACTGGACGATCTATTGGAATTCAAAAACAAACTGAACGACTATGATGCAGCAGATGAATCTCTTTAA
- a CDS encoding ATP-binding protein codes for MMQQMNLFNTSPEVAGFKLDYLEVWNWGTFDQKVYCMNTQGNNSLLTGANASGKSTLVDALLTLLVPLKRQRFYNQSSGVEKKGNRTEESYFFGNYGNQQQEGAASTTTLRLRDKGARSVLLASFCNVDKRVVTLFQVRYYTGEELKVLFGIAREPLTIKRDFSEFDLHGDWRKRLTKKYNTNDTRRKIEFFDGPVAYGEKMIALFGMRSDKALTLFNQIVGVKVLDDLDSFIRTNMLEEMPAEEKYQELKDNFQNLMEAKTNIDKVKEQIAQLEPINTLAKELMAIDTRIAELEQEKSVVAYWFAARTVDLCNEELARCKSNLRKLEDELKALKVKKSELEQEQTRLSVAIEKDEVGQQIREIEKEINQKVKMRDNRKAKAEEYDKLAKTVELTQSPDAEVFDANRATAKHEKDALQVKIDRQLMEEKRQAQNRQDEINCTISERVDTIRYLQQHKNNISGRVAEIRDEILKAVGATAEEIPFIGELIRVKDIECDWEYAIERILHNFALRLVVPEKYYKQVNEYVNGHNLRGRIVYQRYEGTEPLREFEDRTLKVDSLLRKVEYKPKCLYLDWLEDRLFAEFNYSCVDSLADFNYLQEKAVTKEGLIKARGGKHEKDDRPETRGKEHYVLGWDNKEKIAMLQAEVRQLQQDEKEVATKVRRIEADTKNAQEKRETYSKLFDKYDKFDDIDWWSCALVIQQKEEQKRQLEETNDKVKMLQGQLERVRKELGALEEKFNEAIGNKALLENRENILKKQSNDCALALAQIGVVDTDAFESQHTDLLNVALVGLDKMRDTLQSDINSALRKQRETKGSKSGDLKNLIYRFKNPTEEITAKYRDWRSDVNRLPEAVEFVGEYQTYYQRLLDEDLPGFESRFNKYLQENIINKVSAFNMFFQNWRQSITKTIDQLNSYLVGIDFKDAPKTYIQLVAAKRLNVDLKEFQDLLSSAIPNIHEMNSTIDGSRIHFEQHIEPLMSRLQDESWRKLVMDVRGWYTYKAEEFYQDDDQKRNTYEAMGQLSGGEKAQLTYTILGSAIAYQFGLTKNGLDSSFRFIAIDEAFRAQDEDKARYLISLCKQLHLQLLVVTPSDNIHIVENDISYVHYVERKGDRSVLYNMPISEFKAERERSMEV; via the coding sequence ATGATGCAGCAGATGAATCTCTTTAATACCAGTCCGGAAGTGGCAGGCTTCAAGCTTGACTATTTGGAAGTGTGGAACTGGGGTACATTCGACCAAAAGGTGTACTGCATGAATACGCAGGGCAATAACTCGCTGCTGACCGGTGCCAACGCATCGGGCAAGAGTACGCTGGTAGATGCTCTGCTCACGCTGCTAGTGCCACTGAAGCGCCAACGATTCTACAACCAATCATCGGGTGTGGAGAAGAAGGGCAACCGTACAGAGGAGTCGTACTTCTTTGGCAACTATGGCAATCAGCAGCAGGAGGGTGCAGCGAGCACTACCACGCTTAGATTGCGAGACAAAGGGGCACGTTCGGTACTTCTTGCATCGTTCTGCAATGTGGACAAACGTGTGGTGACGCTGTTTCAGGTGCGCTACTACACTGGCGAGGAACTGAAGGTGTTGTTTGGCATAGCTCGCGAACCGCTGACTATAAAGCGCGACTTTTCGGAGTTTGACCTGCATGGCGACTGGCGCAAGCGACTGACGAAGAAATACAATACGAACGACACAAGACGCAAGATAGAGTTTTTTGACGGCCCGGTTGCGTATGGCGAGAAGATGATAGCCCTCTTCGGAATGCGTTCGGACAAGGCGCTTACACTCTTCAATCAGATAGTGGGCGTGAAAGTGTTGGACGATCTAGACAGTTTCATCCGTACGAATATGCTCGAGGAAATGCCGGCTGAGGAAAAGTACCAGGAACTAAAGGACAACTTCCAAAATCTGATGGAGGCGAAAACCAATATCGATAAGGTGAAGGAGCAGATTGCCCAACTGGAACCTATCAATACATTGGCAAAGGAACTGATGGCGATAGACACGCGCATAGCTGAATTGGAGCAAGAGAAGAGTGTGGTGGCCTATTGGTTTGCTGCGCGAACGGTGGATTTGTGCAACGAGGAGTTGGCGCGCTGCAAGAGCAACTTGAGAAAACTGGAAGATGAGTTGAAGGCGTTAAAGGTGAAGAAGAGTGAGCTGGAACAAGAGCAGACGCGCTTGTCGGTGGCTATTGAGAAGGACGAGGTGGGTCAGCAGATACGTGAGATTGAGAAGGAAATCAATCAGAAGGTGAAGATGCGTGATAACCGCAAGGCCAAAGCCGAAGAATACGATAAGCTGGCAAAGACGGTGGAGCTGACACAAAGTCCTGATGCAGAGGTATTCGATGCCAATCGTGCGACCGCCAAACACGAGAAAGATGCTCTGCAGGTAAAGATTGACAGGCAACTCATGGAAGAGAAGCGTCAGGCACAAAACCGTCAGGATGAAATCAACTGCACGATATCAGAGCGAGTGGATACTATACGCTATCTGCAGCAGCATAAGAACAATATCTCTGGTCGTGTGGCTGAGATTCGTGATGAGATACTGAAGGCTGTTGGTGCAACCGCCGAAGAGATTCCATTCATCGGTGAACTGATACGTGTGAAGGATATTGAGTGCGATTGGGAGTATGCCATCGAGCGTATTCTGCACAATTTTGCATTGAGATTGGTGGTGCCAGAGAAGTATTACAAGCAGGTGAATGAGTATGTGAATGGTCATAATCTGCGAGGACGCATCGTGTATCAGCGATACGAGGGCACAGAGCCTCTTCGTGAGTTTGAGGATAGGACATTGAAGGTGGATTCGTTGCTCCGTAAGGTTGAATACAAGCCAAAGTGCTTGTATTTGGATTGGCTTGAGGATAGGTTATTTGCTGAGTTCAACTATAGTTGTGTTGATTCGCTTGCGGACTTCAACTATCTGCAAGAGAAAGCAGTAACGAAAGAGGGACTGATAAAGGCGAGAGGTGGTAAGCATGAGAAAGACGACCGACCAGAGACACGAGGCAAGGAACACTATGTGTTGGGCTGGGACAATAAGGAGAAGATTGCCATGCTACAGGCGGAAGTACGCCAGTTGCAGCAGGATGAAAAGGAGGTGGCAACCAAAGTCCGTCGTATAGAGGCAGATACAAAGAATGCTCAGGAGAAGCGAGAAACCTACTCGAAGCTGTTTGATAAATACGATAAGTTTGATGATATCGACTGGTGGTCGTGTGCACTCGTCATTCAGCAAAAGGAAGAACAGAAGCGACAACTGGAGGAGACCAATGATAAGGTGAAGATGTTGCAGGGGCAATTGGAGAGGGTGAGAAAGGAACTTGGTGCACTTGAGGAGAAGTTTAATGAAGCTATCGGTAACAAAGCATTATTGGAAAATCGTGAGAATATACTCAAGAAACAGAGCAATGATTGTGCTTTGGCTTTGGCTCAAATAGGCGTTGTTGATACCGATGCTTTTGAGTCGCAACACACAGATTTACTGAATGTGGCATTGGTGGGTTTGGACAAAATGCGTGACACGTTACAGAGTGACATCAATTCCGCTTTGCGGAAACAACGTGAGACGAAGGGTAGCAAGAGTGGCGATTTGAAGAACCTGATTTATCGCTTCAAGAATCCCACTGAGGAAATTACCGCGAAGTATCGCGATTGGCGTTCGGACGTGAACCGTTTGCCCGAAGCCGTGGAGTTTGTGGGCGAATATCAGACCTATTACCAACGATTGCTGGACGAAGATCTGCCTGGGTTTGAATCGCGCTTCAACAAGTATTTACAGGAGAATATCATCAACAAGGTCAGTGCATTCAATATGTTCTTCCAGAACTGGCGCCAGTCTATCACCAAGACCATCGACCAATTGAATTCGTATCTTGTGGGCATCGATTTCAAGGATGCTCCAAAGACGTATATCCAGTTGGTCGCAGCCAAACGATTGAACGTGGATTTGAAGGAGTTCCAAGACCTTCTGAGCAGTGCGATCCCGAACATCCATGAGATGAATTCGACAATCGATGGCAGCAGGATTCATTTTGAACAGCATATCGAACCACTGATGTCTCGTTTACAAGACGAATCATGGCGAAAGTTGGTGATGGACGTGCGTGGATGGTACACATATAAGGCGGAGGAGTTTTATCAAGACGATGATCAGAAGCGTAACACCTACGAGGCTATGGGACAGCTGTCAGGTGGCGAGAAGGCGCAATTGACATATACCATCCTGGGGTCAGCTATCGCTTATCAGTTTGGCTTGACTAAGAACGGACTCGACTCTTCGTTCCGCTTCATTGCCATAGATGAGGCTTTTCGCGCACAGGACGAGGACAAGGCTCGCTATCTGATTTCGCTCTGCAAACAACTCCACCTGCAGTTGCTCGTGGTGACTCCGAGTGACAACATCCACATCGTGGAGAACGATATTTCGTATGTGCATTATGTGGAGCGCAAGGGCGACCGTTCTGTACTCTATAATATGCCTATCAGTGAGTTTAAGGCAGAACGTGAAAGGAGTATGGAGGTATGA
- a CDS encoding Wadjet anti-phage system protein JetD domain-containing protein: MITAAEIRKKTERKYVDYLRSVVAGSEFEPIVIPCDKKASASMDEYQHELTDIRSQSKEVKGFGYTIEWKTVKTKALGEQDLPERVLFRSASDVERFLLKGGEVSQFRKDVAMLFNEFPQLRPWVERYPLKVIENASSWPDLLKVLRYFVANPCPELYIRELPIEVHTKFIERNKGVLRELLDIVIVEHVCSDEKEFEKRFGLRYDEPWVRIRVLEASIASEYFSGVDDLTMPQSQFCALSLPVQKVFVVENKVNFLTFPKLAGSLLIWGHGFTVGILKSVPFMRHASLYYWGDIDVQGFEILSQFRSYFPQTQSLLMDRATFDTYFEGDKGTPSNVSKPLHLTPAEATLYNHIKSHNLRLEQEKIPQKCIENIFNSSLKISQV; encoded by the coding sequence ATGATAACGGCAGCAGAAATACGTAAGAAGACAGAACGCAAGTATGTGGATTATTTGCGTTCAGTGGTTGCTGGCTCTGAGTTTGAACCAATTGTGATTCCTTGCGATAAGAAAGCGAGCGCATCGATGGATGAGTATCAGCACGAACTAACGGACATCCGTTCGCAATCGAAAGAGGTGAAGGGCTTTGGTTACACGATTGAGTGGAAAACAGTGAAAACGAAAGCATTGGGCGAACAGGATCTGCCTGAGCGTGTGTTGTTCAGGAGTGCATCGGACGTTGAGCGCTTCTTGCTGAAGGGTGGTGAAGTGTCACAGTTTCGCAAGGATGTGGCGATGTTGTTTAATGAGTTTCCGCAGCTTCGTCCATGGGTGGAACGCTATCCACTTAAGGTGATCGAGAATGCTTCCTCTTGGCCTGATTTGTTGAAAGTTTTGCGCTATTTTGTGGCGAATCCTTGTCCTGAGTTGTACATTCGTGAATTGCCTATTGAGGTGCACACCAAGTTCATTGAGCGCAATAAGGGAGTGCTTCGTGAGTTGCTGGATATTGTCATTGTAGAGCATGTCTGTTCGGATGAGAAGGAGTTCGAAAAGCGCTTTGGATTGCGATACGATGAGCCATGGGTGCGCATTCGTGTGTTGGAAGCATCGATTGCGAGTGAATACTTTTCTGGTGTAGACGATCTGACGATGCCTCAGAGTCAGTTCTGTGCGTTATCGTTGCCTGTGCAGAAGGTGTTTGTGGTGGAGAATAAAGTCAACTTCCTGACTTTTCCCAAGTTGGCAGGAAGTCTGCTGATTTGGGGGCATGGATTCACCGTTGGCATCCTCAAGTCTGTTCCATTCATGCGGCACGCTTCCCTATACTATTGGGGCGACATTGATGTACAGGGCTTCGAAATTCTCTCGCAGTTCCGCAGTTATTTTCCCCAGACGCAAAGCCTTCTGATGGATCGCGCTACCTTTGACACCTATTTTGAAGGCGACAAAGGCACTCCAAGCAATGTATCAAAGCCTCTCCATCTTACCCCTGCGGAAGCCACACTGTATAATCATATCAAGTCTCACAACCTACGTCTAGAGCAAGAGAAAATTCCGCAAAAATGTATTGAAAATATATTCAATAGTTCGTTAAAAATTAGCCAAGTCTAA
- a CDS encoding metallophosphoesterase, giving the protein MRIQYMSDLHFEFRENSRYIKQNRFPVTGDILVLAGDIFYLKDRVAPLGNFWEWASKNYRQVLIVPGNHEYYNYCDVMERGLQWRWMFKENVGYYQNQVLRIDDTDFIMSTFWSHIEPVDEYFVWKGLNDFRQTMYKGKLLQTEAYNQMHDFCLGHIKKSLAESTAEHIVVVTHHLPTLQVVAPQHKGSVLNSAFASEYGDLIGNSRINAWIYGHSHTNIDTEIGSTKVICNQMGYAFENEHVINGFDPGKFLTIENE; this is encoded by the coding sequence ATGAGAATACAATATATGAGCGATCTGCATTTTGAGTTCAGGGAGAACAGCAGGTACATAAAACAAAACAGATTTCCGGTAACGGGCGATATACTCGTATTGGCCGGAGATATTTTCTATCTGAAAGACAGAGTAGCTCCTTTGGGGAATTTCTGGGAATGGGCATCTAAAAACTATAGGCAGGTTCTTATTGTTCCCGGGAACCATGAATATTACAATTATTGCGATGTGATGGAACGGGGATTACAATGGCGATGGATGTTCAAAGAGAATGTCGGTTATTATCAAAATCAAGTATTGAGAATAGACGATACCGATTTCATAATGAGCACATTTTGGTCGCATATCGAACCGGTAGACGAATATTTCGTTTGGAAAGGACTTAACGATTTCCGTCAGACCATGTACAAAGGGAAACTGCTCCAAACGGAAGCATATAATCAGATGCATGACTTCTGTTTAGGGCATATCAAAAAAAGTCTTGCCGAAAGTACGGCAGAACACATAGTGGTCGTGACTCACCACCTGCCTACTTTGCAGGTTGTTGCTCCTCAGCATAAAGGTTCCGTATTGAACAGTGCCTTTGCCAGTGAATACGGAGACCTGATCGGTAACAGCCGGATCAATGCTTGGATTTACGGACATTCGCATACCAATATCGACACAGAAATCGGGAGTACAAAAGTGATTTGCAACCAGATGGGATATGCATTTGAAAACGAGCATGTAATCAATGGATTTGATCCGGGGAAATTTTTAACGATTGAAAACGAATGA
- a CDS encoding metallophosphoesterase — MNYKFDGNKVYFTSDTHFYHSNIIDFCKRPFKNVEDMNETLIENWNRVVDQDDIVFHLGDFCLGGSHEWTKILNRLNGKIYLILGNHDLKNIRQGYASRFELTSMQMHIEVDKQKIYLNHYPFLCYGGAYRNMWQLFGHVHTSKNNTGKDASRLDMLFPTQYDVGVDNNDFTPVSFEQVKRIIQKQVEQANKNK; from the coding sequence ATGAATTACAAATTTGACGGAAACAAGGTGTATTTTACATCGGACACGCACTTTTATCATTCGAATATCATTGACTTTTGCAAGAGGCCATTCAAGAATGTAGAAGATATGAATGAAACGCTGATCGAAAATTGGAACCGGGTAGTTGATCAAGATGATATCGTGTTTCATCTGGGGGATTTTTGCCTGGGAGGATCCCATGAATGGACCAAGATTCTTAACAGACTGAATGGAAAAATCTATCTCATTCTCGGTAATCATGATCTAAAAAATATCAGGCAAGGGTACGCCAGCAGGTTTGAATTGACAAGCATGCAAATGCACATAGAGGTCGACAAGCAGAAAATCTACCTGAACCACTATCCGTTCCTCTGCTATGGAGGTGCTTACAGGAATATGTGGCAACTGTTCGGGCATGTGCATACGAGCAAGAATAATACGGGAAAAGACGCTTCACGGCTGGATATGCTCTTTCCGACGCAATATGATGTGGGAGTGGATAATAATGACTTTACTCCGGTCTCATTTGAGCAGGTAAAGAGGATAATCCAAAAACAGGTTGAACAAGCAAATAAAAATAAGTAA
- the mnmE gene encoding tRNA uridine-5-carboxymethylaminomethyl(34) synthesis GTPase MnmE: MNQDTICAIATAQGGAIGSIRVSGADAIRITSRIFTPAKSGKTLANCKPYTLTFGKIHDGEEIIDEVLVSLFRAPHSYTGEDSTEITCHGSSYILQQVLQLLIKHGCRLAGPGEYTQRAFLNGKMDLSQAEAVADLIASSSAATHRLAMSQMRGGFSKELTELRNQLLHFTSLIELELDFSDHEELEFADRTELCRLADHIEGVISRLVHSFSVGNAIKNGVPVAIIGETNAGKSTLLNVLLNEDKAIVSDIHGTTRDVIEDTTNIGGITFRFIDTAGIRETNDTIESLGIERTFQKLEQAEIVLWMIDATDATSQMNQLSGQILPRLERKHLILVFNKADLLGTAHSDEVLSAASSIIPDAECIFISAKKRQNTDVLQKKLIAAANLPTITQNDVIVTNARHYEALTHALEAIERVQQGLANNLSGDFVAQDIRECIFHLSDIAGEVTNDMVLQNIFQHFCIGK; this comes from the coding sequence ATGAATCAGGATACCATCTGTGCCATTGCCACGGCCCAAGGAGGAGCAATCGGAAGCATTCGCGTCTCAGGAGCGGACGCCATTCGTATCACCAGCCGCATTTTCACCCCGGCAAAATCCGGTAAAACGCTGGCGAATTGCAAACCTTATACACTGACTTTCGGGAAGATACACGATGGCGAGGAAATCATCGACGAGGTTCTTGTCAGCCTGTTTCGCGCCCCGCACTCTTACACGGGCGAAGATAGTACGGAGATCACCTGCCACGGTTCGAGCTATATCTTGCAACAGGTTTTGCAATTGCTCATCAAGCACGGTTGCCGCCTGGCGGGACCGGGGGAATACACGCAACGCGCCTTTCTCAATGGCAAGATGGATTTGAGCCAGGCCGAAGCCGTGGCGGACCTGATTGCTTCTTCGTCTGCCGCCACCCACCGCCTTGCCATGAGCCAGATGCGTGGCGGATTCAGCAAGGAGCTTACGGAGCTACGCAACCAGTTGCTACACTTCACTTCACTGATTGAGCTGGAACTGGATTTCAGCGACCATGAAGAGTTGGAGTTTGCGGACAGAACGGAGCTTTGCCGATTGGCGGATCATATCGAGGGGGTCATTTCCCGACTGGTACATTCGTTCAGCGTAGGAAATGCGATCAAAAACGGCGTACCGGTAGCCATCATCGGCGAAACGAATGCCGGGAAATCAACGCTCCTCAATGTATTGCTGAACGAGGACAAGGCTATCGTGAGCGACATTCACGGCACTACACGCGATGTGATTGAAGATACGACCAATATCGGCGGTATTACTTTCCGTTTCATTGACACGGCAGGTATCCGCGAGACCAATGATACGATTGAGAGTCTGGGCATAGAGCGCACGTTCCAAAAACTGGAACAAGCGGAGATTGTGCTTTGGATGATTGATGCAACGGACGCAACGTCGCAAATGAATCAGCTATCGGGGCAGATACTTCCGCGCCTGGAAAGAAAGCATTTGATATTGGTATTCAACAAAGCGGATTTGTTGGGCACGGCTCATTCTGATGAGGTGCTGTCTGCGGCCTCTTCCATCATTCCTGACGCCGAATGTATTTTTATTTCCGCCAAGAAAAGGCAAAATACGGATGTGCTTCAAAAGAAACTTATAGCCGCCGCCAATCTGCCTACGATAACCCAGAACGACGTGATAGTGACCAATGCCCGCCATTACGAAGCCCTTACGCATGCTTTAGAAGCCATCGAACGCGTACAACAGGGATTGGCAAACAATCTTTCCGGGGACTTCGTGGCCCAGGACATCAGGGAGTGCATCTTCCATTTGAGCGACATTGCGGGGGAGGTGACGAATGATATGGTGCTACAAAATATATTTCAGCACTTCTGCATCGGCAAATAG